A region of Desulfovibrio sp. DNA encodes the following proteins:
- a CDS encoding esterase-like activity of phytase family protein, whose product MASHFLLCLILAAWVLPVFCLPASAQAPEVRSPEVIVPQAMMVPVPEYLRGQFPNGFLPGLGFGLNCAQAQADGSMVLNTLTGRGPTVKGPMVPGQGALAPSSVFILPGFTPSIATMKLTGNKAEVLGMLALKDEDGNPLRGIPPAPTVHGGQVELPLDLALKRLEFDKHGVDPQGVAYDAKRGVFWVADGYRPALLRVSPRDGRTLIALAPGSGLEDYLATRRAGWGFSGTSISPTGKVYTIMRGVLFVEEKPAIFSRIIEFDPDTERVRQLPYPIDDETFPDPAAVSTGEVVAFADKRLLVLEQGVDKSGKSRSLVFSVDLTQTHNINKVYNDARQPPEVLREKAQWRKQDLKLARKTMVLDLHAAGFTGAFAESMTLLSDGRTLAVMSGHGFGLEVPIADSSVRPDGKPVLDPTKYQLGADGRLLFEGQPSKAVLGIRPTREIPRLWVATLPKKAADY is encoded by the coding sequence ATGGCGTCGCATTTCTTATTGTGCCTGATCCTGGCTGCTTGGGTTCTTCCGGTGTTTTGCCTCCCGGCGAGTGCGCAGGCGCCAGAGGTGCGCTCCCCGGAAGTCATCGTCCCGCAAGCCATGATGGTTCCGGTGCCGGAATATCTTCGCGGGCAATTTCCCAATGGTTTTCTGCCGGGCCTCGGATTCGGCCTGAACTGCGCCCAGGCCCAGGCCGACGGGTCCATGGTCCTTAATACGCTCACCGGGCGCGGACCAACCGTCAAAGGGCCCATGGTTCCCGGGCAGGGTGCTCTGGCGCCCTCGTCCGTATTTATTTTGCCTGGTTTCACACCCTCCATCGCCACCATGAAGCTTACGGGAAACAAGGCCGAAGTGCTTGGCATGCTGGCGCTCAAGGATGAAGACGGCAACCCGCTGCGCGGGATTCCGCCCGCGCCAACCGTGCATGGCGGCCAGGTCGAGTTGCCGCTTGATCTTGCGCTCAAGCGCCTGGAATTCGACAAACACGGAGTGGATCCCCAGGGTGTGGCCTACGATGCCAAACGCGGGGTCTTCTGGGTGGCGGACGGGTACCGTCCGGCTCTGCTTCGCGTTTCACCCAGGGATGGCCGCACTCTCATCGCACTTGCCCCGGGCAGCGGCCTGGAGGACTACCTGGCCACCCGCCGGGCTGGCTGGGGTTTCTCGGGCACGAGCATAAGCCCCACTGGCAAGGTCTACACCATCATGCGGGGAGTTCTTTTTGTGGAGGAAAAACCCGCGATATTTAGCCGAATCATCGAATTCGATCCTGACACCGAGCGCGTGCGGCAACTGCCCTACCCCATTGACGACGAAACCTTCCCGGATCCTGCCGCGGTGTCCACGGGCGAGGTGGTGGCCTTCGCGGACAAACGTCTGCTTGTGCTGGAGCAGGGAGTGGACAAGAGCGGCAAGTCCCGCAGCCTGGTTTTCTCCGTGGACCTGACCCAGACCCACAACATCAACAAGGTTTACAACGACGCTCGCCAGCCGCCTGAAGTCCTCAGAGAAAAGGCCCAATGGAGGAAGCAGGATTTGAAGCTCGCCCGCAAAACCATGGTTCTGGATCTCCACGCGGCGGGGTTCACCGGGGCATTCGCCGAGAGCATGACCCTCTTGTCGGACGGACGCACTCTGGCGGTGATGAGTGGCCATGGTTTCGGATTGGAAGTCCCCATAGCTGATAGTTCCGTGAGACCGGACGGCAAACCGGTGCTTGATCCGACGAAGTATCAGCTTGGGGCGGACGGGAGGCTCCTCTTCGAGGGGCAGCCCAGCAAGG
- a CDS encoding sigma-54-dependent Fis family transcriptional regulator: MKRPESILLVDDQPDFTKGLARLISSRHPLLDIIQAHDGAQALALLDEKIPNLMFTDLRMPGMSGQELLERAHARNPMLTVVMLTAHGDVSSAVAALKAGAYDFITKPVEPDNLFLTLDKALERMRLITENRRLRESVAEAETWRELIGESSSVIRLKQTISAVAGSDYTVLIQGESGTGKEVVARAIHRLSGRNDGPMLSVNCPAIPEQLLESELFGHVKGAFTGAERSSKGLFLAAEGGTILLDEIGDIPMNIQTKLLRVLQEREVRAVGGSETVKVDVRIIASTNQHLEEKIRDRSFREDLFYRLNVLTIQTPTLRERREDVPLLAIHFLKRTCKEMNLAEKELTPDALGYLAGREWPGNVRELLNFMRRLVVFSPGDVIDAPTARTVDAGAGITVAPPACILGSYQDAKNQAVEAFTRAYVDQLLGRTRGNVSEAARVSGLERASLQKILKRLGIEAQEFKS, translated from the coding sequence GTGAAGCGGCCTGAATCGATTCTGCTAGTGGACGACCAACCGGACTTCACCAAGGGCCTGGCGCGGCTTATCAGCTCGCGCCATCCGCTGCTGGACATCATACAGGCCCACGACGGCGCTCAGGCCCTGGCCCTTCTGGACGAGAAGATTCCGAACCTCATGTTCACGGATCTGCGCATGCCCGGCATGAGCGGGCAGGAGCTTTTGGAACGGGCCCACGCCCGCAACCCCATGCTCACAGTGGTGATGCTCACCGCGCATGGCGACGTGAGCTCGGCCGTGGCGGCCCTCAAGGCCGGTGCCTACGACTTCATCACCAAGCCGGTGGAACCGGACAACCTGTTTCTGACCCTGGACAAGGCCTTGGAGCGCATGCGGCTCATCACCGAGAACCGAAGGCTGCGCGAATCCGTGGCCGAAGCGGAAACCTGGCGCGAGCTCATCGGCGAATCGTCAAGCGTCATACGGCTCAAGCAGACCATATCAGCGGTGGCCGGGTCGGACTACACGGTTCTCATCCAAGGGGAATCGGGAACGGGCAAGGAGGTGGTGGCCAGGGCCATCCACCGCCTGAGCGGGCGAAACGACGGTCCCATGTTGTCGGTAAACTGCCCGGCCATCCCGGAGCAGCTTCTGGAATCGGAGCTTTTCGGCCATGTGAAAGGGGCCTTCACCGGAGCGGAGCGGTCCAGCAAGGGCCTTTTCTTGGCTGCGGAAGGCGGGACCATTCTCTTGGACGAGATCGGCGATATCCCCATGAACATCCAGACCAAGCTCCTGCGGGTGCTGCAGGAGCGGGAGGTGCGTGCGGTAGGCGGCAGCGAGACCGTGAAGGTGGACGTGCGCATCATCGCGTCCACCAACCAGCACCTGGAGGAGAAGATCAGGGACAGGTCCTTTCGTGAGGATCTTTTCTACCGCCTGAACGTGCTGACCATCCAAACTCCAACCCTTCGCGAACGCCGGGAAGATGTGCCCCTTTTGGCTATCCATTTCCTCAAGCGAACCTGCAAGGAGATGAACCTCGCGGAGAAAGAGCTCACCCCGGACGCCCTTGGGTATCTGGCCGGCAGAGAGTGGCCCGGAAACGTGCGGGAGCTTTTGAACTTCATGCGTCGTCTGGTGGTGTTTTCCCCGGGCGACGTCATCGACGCTCCCACGGCCAGGACCGTTGACGCGGGAGCGGGCATAACGGTTGCCCCGCCCGCGTGCATCCTGGGCAGCTACCAGGATGCCAAAAATCAGGCCGTGGAAGCTTTCACCAGGGCCTATGTTGACCAACTGCTGGGTCGTACCCGTGGGAACGTCTCCGAGGCGGCCAGGGTGAGCGGGCTCGAACGGGCGAGTTTACAGAAGATATTGAAAAGGTTAGGAATTGAAGCCCAGGAATTCAAGTCCTGA
- a CDS encoding DUF3365 domain-containing protein gives MNIFKPRNLQTKFILGLAAIMAVIGIFFVYLLQQYLRETLEQEARGKAQVILRGVESLHAYVQDNLRPVITGTLLEDQGLLEAMSCTALARAAMGPSGQEAHGDYRFRRVAIGARSPDLEAVGLERDFIERFNADPYQQWGEAFIKEQGHEYLVMAQPVRYQGFCLRCHGDPAQAPKDLIETFGTERGFNRKEGELAGAHVVVLPMQATAMRIQGATLGFVLMFSVGTLCLFASIYVFFNRLVVHNLHRALSLMGRHFPEAASEAAIAPKPHPLDKSKDEIELMLASMEQFAESLRQARWQLQSYASNLEGMVEGRTRDLSREAEARRADVGLFVNLLNGLNHTRDRKEILDGCLGLIGKRFGAHRVTYCCTMSAGASYSWPDQDGQAPMPQSWERMAARGETVFTDGCAYIPVQTSGAAHGMLTLCWTKENLPDPMPREVLLAVGQQLGVVMENMDALDNLIRQNDLLHAVFEGISDPVALLDGQGQVVLANESARQLSASGARSAGDATTSLRQSLGIVPGQPLPDFVLAGPLVREVKLPGDRTFLVSLYPLPEYRGRGGRLVAYAREVTGERRMQELAQQNEKLVAVGRLAAGLAHEINNPLGVILFYGELLKASAGQEESREDVEVILRHTRQAQKVLRDLLDFVRPKKGADGTCDLVVVARRTAGVFQAQASAEGVSLEVDAPEGMPEVRADITSLEQILSNLLINALDAVSPTGGSIKVSTGVEDGLAVLRVADNGPGIPPENLGRIFDPFFTTKEVGKGTGLGLAVVFGLVNDMGGSVEAVSDGGAEFIVRLPLAGTQETKREAA, from the coding sequence ATGAACATATTCAAGCCCCGCAACCTCCAGACCAAGTTCATCCTGGGCTTGGCGGCGATTATGGCGGTCATCGGGATATTCTTCGTGTACCTCTTGCAGCAGTATCTGCGTGAGACCCTGGAGCAGGAAGCCAGGGGCAAGGCTCAGGTCATCCTGCGGGGTGTGGAGTCCCTGCACGCCTACGTGCAGGACAATCTCCGCCCCGTGATCACCGGGACGCTCCTTGAGGACCAGGGGCTTCTCGAGGCGATGTCCTGCACGGCTCTGGCCCGGGCCGCCATGGGACCCTCCGGCCAGGAAGCACATGGAGACTACCGCTTCAGACGAGTGGCCATCGGAGCGCGCAGCCCGGACCTGGAGGCCGTGGGCCTGGAACGCGATTTCATCGAACGCTTCAACGCAGACCCTTACCAGCAATGGGGGGAAGCCTTCATCAAGGAGCAGGGTCATGAATACCTGGTCATGGCCCAGCCGGTCCGCTACCAGGGATTCTGCCTGCGCTGCCACGGAGACCCGGCCCAGGCTCCCAAGGACCTCATCGAGACATTCGGCACGGAGCGCGGCTTCAACCGCAAGGAAGGCGAACTTGCCGGGGCTCATGTGGTGGTGCTGCCCATGCAGGCCACTGCCATGCGCATTCAGGGAGCCACGCTTGGTTTCGTGCTGATGTTCAGCGTTGGCACCCTGTGCTTGTTCGCTTCCATCTACGTTTTCTTCAACCGTCTGGTGGTGCACAACCTTCACCGCGCTCTGTCGCTCATGGGCCGCCACTTCCCGGAGGCTGCCAGCGAGGCGGCCATCGCACCCAAACCTCACCCCCTGGATAAATCCAAGGACGAGATCGAGCTCATGCTGGCGTCCATGGAGCAGTTCGCGGAAAGCCTGAGGCAGGCCAGGTGGCAGTTGCAGTCCTACGCATCCAACCTTGAAGGCATGGTGGAAGGACGCACCAGAGATTTGAGCCGGGAAGCGGAAGCCCGAAGGGCGGATGTGGGGCTCTTCGTCAATTTGCTCAATGGCTTGAATCACACTAGGGATCGCAAGGAGATTCTGGACGGTTGCCTGGGGTTAATAGGCAAGAGATTCGGCGCGCACAGGGTGACCTATTGCTGCACCATGTCCGCCGGTGCCTCCTATTCCTGGCCGGATCAGGACGGCCAGGCTCCCATGCCGCAGTCCTGGGAGAGGATGGCCGCCCGTGGGGAAACGGTGTTCACGGACGGTTGCGCCTATATTCCGGTGCAGACTTCAGGCGCTGCCCACGGCATGCTTACCCTGTGCTGGACCAAAGAGAACCTGCCCGACCCAATGCCCAGGGAAGTGCTCCTGGCGGTAGGGCAACAACTTGGCGTGGTCATGGAGAACATGGACGCCTTGGACAACCTTATCCGCCAGAACGACCTGCTGCACGCCGTATTCGAGGGGATAAGCGATCCGGTGGCCCTGCTCGATGGCCAAGGTCAGGTGGTGCTGGCCAACGAATCGGCCAGGCAGCTGTCGGCCTCCGGTGCACGAAGCGCGGGGGACGCGACCACGAGCTTGCGGCAGTCTCTGGGAATAGTTCCCGGACAGCCGCTGCCGGACTTCGTGCTGGCCGGCCCTCTGGTTCGGGAAGTGAAGCTGCCCGGCGACAGGACGTTTTTGGTATCGCTCTATCCCTTGCCGGAATACCGGGGCAGGGGAGGGCGTCTGGTGGCCTATGCCCGCGAGGTAACGGGAGAAAGGCGCATGCAGGAGCTGGCCCAGCAGAACGAGAAACTCGTTGCAGTGGGCCGGTTGGCTGCGGGTCTGGCCCACGAAATCAACAATCCCCTGGGGGTGATCCTTTTCTATGGGGAACTGCTCAAGGCATCCGCCGGCCAGGAGGAGAGCCGTGAAGACGTTGAAGTCATTCTGCGCCACACCCGCCAGGCCCAGAAGGTGCTGCGGGACCTTTTGGACTTCGTAAGGCCCAAGAAGGGCGCGGACGGCACCTGTGACCTGGTTGTTGTGGCCCGCAGAACGGCGGGCGTCTTCCAGGCCCAGGCCTCGGCCGAAGGGGTGAGCCTGGAAGTGGACGCGCCGGAAGGCATGCCGGAAGTCCGGGCGGACATCACTTCGCTTGAGCAGATATTGTCCAACCTGCTCATCAATGCCCTGGACGCGGTGAGCCCCACAGGTGGGAGCATCAAGGTGAGCACCGGCGTGGAAGACGGCTTGGCTGTCCTTCGCGTGGCGGACAACGGACCGGGCATCCCCCCTGAAAATCTGGGGCGTATCTTCGATCCGTTCTTCACCACCAAGGAAGTGGGCAAGGGCACCGGGCTTGGGCTTGCCGTGGTCTTCGGGCTAGTGAACGACATGGGGGGCAGCGTGGAAGCCGTAAGCGACGGCGGGGCCGAATTCATCGTCCGGCTCCCGCTGGCCGGAACCCAGGAGACGAAACGTGAAGCGGCCTGA
- a CDS encoding dual specificity protein phosphatase family protein, producing the protein MPCKPGHLKLLHAHGISAVLNLCAEFCDLPDIERDHGLHVRYLPIDDMGVPDPGLLDDALAWLDEQLAHGGKVFIHCRFGMGRTGTVLACWLARRGICLSQTAGWRATPVSHEQHRFVRSYLNRLGISPQTNGLWKHLKACLFGN; encoded by the coding sequence ATGCCCTGCAAGCCCGGCCACCTGAAACTGCTTCATGCCCACGGCATCAGCGCCGTGCTCAACTTGTGCGCCGAGTTTTGCGATCTGCCTGACATCGAGCGCGATCACGGCCTGCACGTTCGCTACCTGCCCATCGACGACATGGGCGTGCCCGATCCAGGCCTGCTGGACGACGCATTGGCCTGGCTGGACGAGCAACTGGCGCACGGCGGCAAGGTCTTCATCCACTGCCGCTTCGGCATGGGCCGCACGGGCACGGTGCTGGCCTGCTGGCTGGCCCGCCGGGGGATATGCCTGAGCCAGACGGCTGGCTGGCGGGCAACCCCAGTTTCACATGAGCAGCACCGTTTCGTCAGAAGTTACCTGAACCGCCTGGGAATAAGCCCCCAAACAAACGGTCTGTGGAAGCATCTCAAAGCCTGCCTCTTTGGAAACTGA